One segment of Trachemys scripta elegans isolate TJP31775 chromosome 1, CAS_Tse_1.0, whole genome shotgun sequence DNA contains the following:
- the ATP5F1C gene encoding ATP synthase subunit gamma, mitochondrial isoform X3: MFSRGAAVLVYQPQWGQVRNMATLKDITRRLKSIKNIQKITKSMKMVAAAKYARAERELKPARVYGVGSLALYEKAEIKVPEDKKKHLIIGVSSDRGLCGAIHTSVAKAMKTEISTLSDAGKEVMVVGVGDKLRGLLQRTHNKHFLVTFKEVGRKPPSFGDASVIALELLNSGYEFDEGSVIYNRFRSVISYKTDEKPFYSLDTVAGAESISIYDDIDADVLRNYQEFTLANILFYSLKESTTSEQSARMTAMDNASKNASEIIDKLTLTFNRTRQAVITKELIEIISGAAAL; encoded by the exons TTACCAGGCGTTTAAAGTccatcaagaatatccagaaaaTTACAAAGTCCATGAAGATGGTTGCTGCAGCGAAGTATGCCAGAGCTGAGAGGGAACTGAAACCAGCTAGAGTGTATGGAGTAGGATCCTTGG ctctctaTGAGAAAGCAGAAATTAAGGTCCCCGAAGACAAGAAGAAACACCTCATTATTGGTGTGTCCTCTGATCGTGGTCTCTGTGGTGCTATCCATACCTCTGTTGCTAAAGCCATGAAAACTGAAATTAGCACCCTCTCAGATGCAGGGAAAGAGGTCATGGTGGTTGGAGTGGGTGACAAGTTAAGAGGCCTGCTTCAAAG GACACACAATAAACATTTCCTGGTGACATTCAAAGAAGTGGGAAGAAAACCCCCCAGCTTTGGAGATGCTTCAGTGATTGCCTTAGAGCTGCTAAACTCTGGATATGAATTCGATGAAGGATCTGTCATCTACAATCGATTCAG GTCTGTCATCTCCTACAAGACAGATGAAAAACCTTTCTACTCTCTTGATACAGTTGCTGGTGCTG AAAGCATTAGTATCTATGATGATATTGATGCTGACGTGCTGCGAAACTACCAGGAGTTTACATTAGCAAACATCCTCTTCTACTCTCTGAAGGAATCTACCACCAGCGAGCAGAGTGCCAGAATGACTGCTATGGACAACGCTAGCAAAAATGCTT CCGAGATTATTGACAAATTGACCTTGACATTCAACCGTACCCGTCAAGCTGTCATCACCAAGGAGCTTATTGAGATCATTTCTGGCGCTGCTGCTCTGTAA
- the ATP5F1C gene encoding ATP synthase subunit gamma, mitochondrial isoform X2, which yields MFSRGAAVLVYQPQWGQVRNMATLKDITRRLKSIKNIQKITKSMKMVAAAKYARAERELKPARVYGVGSLALYEKAEIKVPEDKKKHLIIGVSSDRGLCGAIHTSVAKAMKTEISTLSDAGKEVMVVGVGDKLRGLLQRTHNKHFLVTFKEVGRKPPSFGDASVIALELLNSGYEFDEGSVIYNRFRSVISYKTDEKPFYSLDTVAGAESISIYDDIDADVLRNYQEFTLANILFYSLKESTTSEQSARMTAMDNASKNASEIIDKLTLTFNRTRQAVITKELIEIISGAAAL from the exons TTACCAGGCGTTTAAAGTccatcaagaatatccagaaaaTTACAAAGTCCATGAAGATGGTTGCTGCAGCGAAGTATGCCAGAGCTGAGAGGGAACTGAAACCAGCTAGAGTGTATGGAGTAGGATCCTTGG ctctctaTGAGAAAGCAGAAATTAAGGTCCCCGAAGACAAGAAGAAACACCTCATTATTGGTGTGTCCTCTGATCGTGGTCTCTGTGGTGCTATCCATACCTCTGTTGCTAAAGCCATGAAAACTGAAATTAGCACCCTCTCAGATGCAGGGAAAGAGGTCATGGTGGTTGGAGTGGGTGACAAGTTAAGAGGCCTGCTTCAAAG GACACACAATAAACATTTCCTGGTGACATTCAAAGAAGTGGGAAGAAAACCCCCCAGCTTTGGAGATGCTTCAGTGATTGCCTTAGAGCTGCTAAACTCTGGATATGAATTCGATGAAGGATCTGTCATCTACAATCGATTCAG GTCTGTCATCTCCTACAAGACAGATGAAAAACCTTTCTACTCTCTTGATACAGTTGCTGGTGCTG AAAGCATTAGTATCTATGATGATATTGATGCTGACGTGCTGCGAAACTACCAGGAGTTTACATTAGCAAACATCCTCTTCTACTCTCTGAAGGAATCTACCACCAGCGAGCAGAGTGCCAGAATGACTGCTATGGACAACGCTAGCAAAAATGCTT CCGAGATTATTGACAAATTGACCTTGACATTCAACCGTACCCGTCAAGCTGTCATCACCAAGGAGCTTATTGAGATCATTTCTGGCGCTGCTGCTCT GTAA
- the ATP5F1C gene encoding ATP synthase subunit gamma, mitochondrial isoform X1 has product MFSRGAAVLVYQPQWGQVRNMATLKDITRRLKSIKNIQKITKSMKMVAAAKYARAERELKPARVYGVGSLALYEKAEIKVPEDKKKHLIIGVSSDRGLCGAIHTSVAKAMKTEISTLSDAGKEVMVVGVGDKLRGLLQRTHNKHFLVTFKEVGRKPPSFGDASVIALELLNSGYEFDEGSVIYNRFRSVISYKTDEKPFYSLDTVAGAESISIYDDIDADVLRNYQEFTLANILFYSLKESTTSEQSARMTAMDNASKNASEIIDKLTLTFNRTRQAVITKELIEIISGAAALG; this is encoded by the exons TTACCAGGCGTTTAAAGTccatcaagaatatccagaaaaTTACAAAGTCCATGAAGATGGTTGCTGCAGCGAAGTATGCCAGAGCTGAGAGGGAACTGAAACCAGCTAGAGTGTATGGAGTAGGATCCTTGG ctctctaTGAGAAAGCAGAAATTAAGGTCCCCGAAGACAAGAAGAAACACCTCATTATTGGTGTGTCCTCTGATCGTGGTCTCTGTGGTGCTATCCATACCTCTGTTGCTAAAGCCATGAAAACTGAAATTAGCACCCTCTCAGATGCAGGGAAAGAGGTCATGGTGGTTGGAGTGGGTGACAAGTTAAGAGGCCTGCTTCAAAG GACACACAATAAACATTTCCTGGTGACATTCAAAGAAGTGGGAAGAAAACCCCCCAGCTTTGGAGATGCTTCAGTGATTGCCTTAGAGCTGCTAAACTCTGGATATGAATTCGATGAAGGATCTGTCATCTACAATCGATTCAG GTCTGTCATCTCCTACAAGACAGATGAAAAACCTTTCTACTCTCTTGATACAGTTGCTGGTGCTG AAAGCATTAGTATCTATGATGATATTGATGCTGACGTGCTGCGAAACTACCAGGAGTTTACATTAGCAAACATCCTCTTCTACTCTCTGAAGGAATCTACCACCAGCGAGCAGAGTGCCAGAATGACTGCTATGGACAACGCTAGCAAAAATGCTT CCGAGATTATTGACAAATTGACCTTGACATTCAACCGTACCCGTCAAGCTGTCATCACCAAGGAGCTTATTGAGATCATTTCTGGCGCTGCTGCTCT GGGATAA